From the genome of Pseudalkalibacillus hwajinpoensis, one region includes:
- a CDS encoding mechanosensitive ion channel family protein — MELLRIQDTWIELGIALGIFLLFLVMRKIFAKYIFNVFLKLSRKSSTEFFTHLFLAFERPLRMLFVIIGLYISVRYVSFLDHHNELYKEIMRSSLIFLTAWGLYNLSSSSSLFFQTVNSKYNLKIDQLLIPFLSKTLRLLIVAMTFSVIAGEFGYDVNGFITGLGLGGLAFALAAKETIENFFGGIVIITEKPFSIGEWIKTPSVEGVVEDITFRSTKIRTFAQALVTVPNARLANENITNWSKMGKRQITFHLGVTYNTPSERLETCIDRIEKMLRDHEEIHPETIFVSFDEFNHSSLDVFLYFFTNTTTWGDFLNVKQDVNFKIMKIMEEEHVAFAFPTQTLHVETTPSHEEEKMYN; from the coding sequence ATGGAATTGTTACGTATTCAAGACACATGGATTGAACTTGGTATTGCACTCGGTATTTTCCTTCTTTTTCTAGTAATGAGGAAAATTTTCGCGAAATATATATTTAATGTTTTTCTTAAATTAAGTAGAAAGTCTTCTACAGAATTTTTCACACACCTCTTCCTTGCTTTTGAGAGGCCGTTACGAATGTTATTCGTAATAATTGGTTTGTATATTTCTGTACGTTACGTGTCATTCCTAGATCATCATAATGAACTTTATAAAGAGATTATGAGATCGTCGTTAATTTTTCTTACTGCATGGGGATTATATAACCTTTCCTCATCGTCATCACTGTTTTTCCAAACAGTGAACAGCAAATATAATCTAAAAATTGATCAGCTTCTTATTCCGTTTCTATCAAAAACACTTCGTCTTTTAATTGTTGCTATGACGTTTAGTGTTATCGCAGGAGAATTCGGTTATGACGTTAACGGCTTCATTACTGGGCTTGGACTTGGAGGTTTAGCGTTTGCTCTTGCTGCAAAAGAGACGATTGAAAACTTCTTCGGTGGAATAGTGATTATTACTGAGAAGCCATTTTCGATCGGTGAATGGATTAAAACACCGAGTGTAGAAGGCGTGGTTGAGGATATTACGTTTAGAAGTACTAAAATTCGTACGTTTGCCCAGGCGCTTGTGACAGTTCCGAATGCGCGATTAGCGAATGAAAATATTACGAACTGGTCCAAAATGGGTAAGCGGCAAATTACCTTTCATTTAGGAGTAACGTATAATACGCCATCAGAAAGACTTGAAACGTGTATTGATCGAATCGAGAAAATGCTTCGCGATCATGAAGAAATTCATCCCGAGACTATATTTGTGTCATTTGATGAGTTTAATCATAGCAGCCTTGATGTTTTTCTTTATTTCTTTACCAACACAACCACGTGGGGGGACTTTTTGAATGTAAAACAAGATGTGAATTTTAAAATTATGAAAATAATGGAAGAAGAACATGTTGCTTTTGCATTTCCTACACAAACTCTCCATGTGGAAACAACTCCGTCACATGAAGAAGAGAAAATGTATAACTAA
- a CDS encoding TlpA family protein disulfide reductase — translation MRNLIIGIVVLSGFLAFGLQVFTDNKNVSVINQAEPAKQVSGAVEVGLQKGDKAPDFTLYSLEGEEVSLSDYKGKVTFINFWTTWCPPCKKEMPDMQEFYEEKAEEYDAEILSINITTNESSSQVVEDFVKEYALTFPVLLDENGEQSNTFATITIPTTYLVDKNGIIMKRVIGPMSKEQMVELASSVE, via the coding sequence ATGAGAAATTTGATAATCGGGATCGTCGTCCTTAGTGGTTTTTTAGCTTTTGGTTTGCAAGTTTTTACGGATAATAAGAATGTTAGCGTTATAAATCAAGCAGAACCAGCGAAGCAAGTGTCAGGAGCTGTTGAAGTAGGATTGCAAAAAGGAGATAAGGCACCTGATTTTACATTATATTCACTAGAAGGGGAAGAAGTGAGCCTCTCTGATTACAAAGGGAAGGTAACTTTTATTAATTTCTGGACGACCTGGTGCCCCCCTTGTAAAAAAGAAATGCCGGATATGCAGGAGTTTTATGAAGAAAAGGCAGAGGAATACGATGCAGAAATTCTTTCTATAAATATTACGACCAACGAATCTTCTTCTCAAGTTGTGGAAGATTTTGTGAAAGAATATGCTCTTACCTTTCCAGTATTGTTGGATGAAAATGGTGAGCAATCAAATACTTTCGCTACTATAACAATACCAACGACGTATTTAGTTGACAAAAATGGTATAATAATGAAGAGGGTAATAGGTCCTATGAGTAAAGAACAAATGGTTGAGTTGGCATCTTCAGTGGAATAA
- a CDS encoding EamA family transporter has product MWKYVLLVLFAGCSLGSLSTITKIGISKGFSVGELLAGQFFIGWLVLIVLVVLSKKKLKLQGLKFILIGGVAIGCVSIFYTLAVSKLPASIAVLLLFQFTWIGLLLDSLSQKRWPEPKTFVSVIILLIGTFLASGVVGAKEFIYDPIGILLGLLAAICFAIYIFIMSKTSAEVPAVQKSFYMVTIAGILVLTMFSPESLFQGDISGEWWMFGLFLALLGNIFPVLFMAIGVPKVGSSVGTILSSSELPAAVLLSAVFLHEAVHLVQWGGVLLILIGIVISQWNVSYDQQSEKKAA; this is encoded by the coding sequence ATGTGGAAATATGTATTACTTGTTTTATTTGCAGGATGTAGTTTAGGTTCATTGTCTACAATTACGAAAATAGGGATTTCTAAAGGATTTTCAGTAGGAGAATTATTAGCTGGTCAATTCTTTATTGGATGGCTCGTTCTAATAGTTCTCGTTGTTCTTTCTAAGAAAAAACTAAAATTACAAGGCTTAAAATTTATTCTAATCGGTGGAGTGGCTATCGGTTGTGTTTCTATTTTCTATACGCTTGCTGTATCCAAACTGCCAGCTTCTATTGCGGTGCTTCTTCTCTTTCAATTCACTTGGATCGGCCTCCTACTTGATTCTCTCAGTCAAAAAAGATGGCCAGAACCTAAAACGTTCGTATCAGTTATTATTCTCCTCATAGGGACATTTCTAGCGAGTGGAGTAGTAGGAGCTAAGGAATTCATTTATGATCCGATCGGTATTTTACTGGGTCTTCTTGCAGCAATCTGTTTTGCCATCTATATTTTTATTATGAGTAAAACATCAGCAGAAGTTCCTGCTGTTCAAAAAAGCTTTTATATGGTTACAATAGCTGGTATTCTCGTCTTAACTATGTTCTCCCCTGAGTCACTTTTCCAAGGGGATATATCAGGTGAATGGTGGATGTTTGGTTTGTTTTTAGCGCTTCTCGGAAATATATTTCCGGTCTTATTTATGGCCATTGGTGTACCTAAAGTAGGTTCAAGTGTTGGAACGATTTTAAGTTCCTCAGAGCTTCCAGCGGCAGTGCTTTTATCGGCGGTTTTTCTTCACGAAGCGGTTCATCTTGTTCAATGGGGAGGCGTTTTGTTGATTTTGATTGGCATTGTCATCTCCCAGTGGAATGTAAGCTATGACCAACAGTCAGAAAAAAAAGCAGCATAA
- a CDS encoding phospho-sugar mutase, whose protein sequence is MDWKNEYKRWVSATSLDEELKKDLEALKGQDQSLEDAFYKNLEFGTGGMRGEIGPGTNRMNLYTIRKASEGLAQYIDAHGEAYKKRGVAIAYDSRHKSPEFAMEAAKTLSSHGIQTYVFEELRPTPELSFAVRTLNACAGIVITASHNPPEYNGYKVYGEDGGQLPPKAASEVISYVDGVENELEVKVTSEQELKEKGLIQMIGAEIDRQYVEELKTLRVNQGLLSKMGEQLKIVFTPLHGTANIPVREGLKAYGFTNVTVVKEQELPDPNFSTVSSPNPEEHAAFELAIQYGEQEDADILLATDPDADRVGVAVKNKEGKYVVLTGNQTGALLLNYIITQKKENGELPENGAVLKTIVTSEIGRKIAEDNGLTSYDTLTGFKFIGEKIKEFETTGEHTFLFGYEESYGYLVGDFVRDKDAVQACLVAAEVAAFYKSKGMTLYEGLLEVFEQYGFYQEGLESLTLKGKEGAEKIVSLLAKFREEPPTEAAGLRVQSVEDYETSKRTFLGSGESEQIELPTSNVLKYILEDGSWFCLRPSGTEPKVKFYFGVNSDNLENSKSKLAELRSSVMGKVQERLG, encoded by the coding sequence ATGGACTGGAAAAATGAATATAAAAGATGGGTATCAGCAACTTCCCTTGACGAAGAATTGAAAAAGGATCTTGAAGCATTAAAAGGACAAGACCAATCACTTGAAGATGCATTTTATAAAAATCTTGAATTTGGCACGGGTGGCATGAGGGGAGAAATAGGCCCTGGTACGAATCGAATGAATTTATATACGATTCGAAAAGCCTCGGAAGGTCTTGCGCAATACATAGATGCACATGGTGAAGCTTACAAGAAAAGAGGAGTAGCGATTGCTTACGATTCACGTCACAAGTCTCCTGAGTTCGCTATGGAAGCTGCGAAGACCCTTTCGAGCCATGGCATTCAAACGTATGTTTTCGAAGAGCTACGCCCCACACCAGAGCTCTCGTTCGCGGTTCGAACTTTAAATGCTTGCGCTGGAATCGTTATCACAGCGAGTCATAACCCACCAGAGTATAACGGTTATAAAGTTTACGGAGAAGATGGAGGTCAGCTACCACCTAAGGCTGCTTCAGAAGTAATTTCATATGTAGACGGTGTTGAGAATGAGTTAGAAGTGAAGGTTACGTCCGAGCAAGAACTGAAAGAAAAAGGACTTATTCAAATGATTGGCGCAGAAATTGATCGTCAATATGTAGAAGAATTAAAAACGCTTCGCGTAAATCAAGGACTACTTTCTAAAATGGGCGAGCAATTAAAAATCGTCTTCACGCCTTTGCACGGAACAGCGAATATTCCTGTGAGGGAAGGTTTGAAAGCTTATGGATTTACGAATGTAACTGTTGTAAAAGAACAGGAGTTACCAGATCCTAATTTCTCTACAGTGTCTTCTCCAAACCCGGAAGAACATGCTGCGTTTGAATTAGCCATTCAATATGGGGAGCAGGAGGATGCTGATATACTTTTGGCTACAGATCCAGATGCAGACCGTGTTGGTGTAGCTGTGAAAAACAAAGAGGGTAAGTATGTGGTCCTGACTGGAAATCAAACAGGTGCTCTATTGTTGAACTACATCATTACTCAGAAAAAAGAAAATGGAGAGCTGCCGGAAAATGGCGCAGTTCTTAAAACAATTGTTACTTCTGAAATTGGTCGTAAGATTGCGGAGGATAACGGTCTTACTTCATATGATACGCTTACAGGATTTAAATTTATTGGAGAAAAGATTAAAGAATTCGAAACAACTGGGGAGCATACTTTCCTATTTGGCTATGAAGAAAGCTATGGCTATCTTGTTGGTGACTTTGTTCGAGACAAAGATGCTGTTCAAGCATGCCTCGTAGCAGCTGAAGTTGCTGCTTTCTACAAGTCTAAAGGAATGACGCTTTATGAAGGTTTGCTCGAAGTATTTGAACAGTATGGATTTTATCAGGAAGGTCTTGAATCGTTAACACTGAAAGGAAAAGAAGGGGCAGAGAAGATCGTTTCTTTACTTGCGAAATTCCGTGAAGAGCCGCCTACTGAAGCAGCTGGATTACGAGTGCAAAGCGTAGAGGATTATGAGACAAGCAAAAGAACGTTTTTAGGTAGTGGTGAAAGTGAGCAAATTGAATTGCCTACTTCAAATGTATTGAAATATATTTTAGAAGATGGATCATGGTTCTGCCTTCGTCCTTCAGGAACTGAGCCGAAAGTGAAATTTTATTTTGGCGTAAATAGCGATAATCTTGAAAACAGTAAAAGCAAATTGGCTGAACTTAGATCGTCCGTTATGGGTAAGGTTCAAGAACGTTTGGGATAA
- a CDS encoding metal-sensitive transcriptional regulator, producing MEYTNEMKNRLKRVEGQIRGVLRMLEEEKDCKDVITQLSASRTAIDRTIGLIVGSNLEECIREQLDKGESTEDVVKEAVQLLVKSR from the coding sequence ATGGAATATACAAATGAAATGAAAAACCGTTTAAAAAGAGTTGAAGGTCAAATTCGTGGTGTTCTTCGTATGCTTGAAGAAGAGAAAGATTGCAAAGATGTAATCACTCAGCTATCTGCTAGCAGAACGGCGATTGACCGTACGATAGGTTTAATAGTTGGTTCTAATCTAGAGGAGTGTATTCGTGAACAGCTTGATAAAGGCGAGTCTACAGAAGATGTTGTAAAGGAAGCTGTTCAACTTCTCGTTAAGAGCCGTTAA